The nucleotide sequence AAACTTCTTTTTATGGATGGGGCATGGAAGATTTGGAGAAGTTAAATTAGTCTTTAATAGCTATTATTCCTTCATAAAATGTGTTTGCCAATCCTGCAGCACTTTACTCACGTTCAAAACTGATGGAATTAAACAGGCCCAGATTTGAGGGGCATTTTACTGAACAGGGTAAATTAGAAGTGGCTGCTTTATTTTACTTTATAGATAGAATAAAACTAAATGTTTGTTCAGACATTTAGGATTTCTTAATACAAAATATCTAAACCCCTTTCTCTCAGAACTTTGGTAAGTACACATAAAAAATTCCTACACTGCTTCCTACATACAGTATATATGACTCCCAGAAATATACTTGTGCTCAATGTGATTTACTCCAGGTAAAGGAATGCCTCAGAGTAAATTCATTATtagttacttctaagtagacacagGGTTGTAATGTATGTTCACAAACTTTTATGATGGTAACAAGTCTGCATACTTTGCAGTGTTAAATAGCTTTTGCAAAAGGAGAAGTCTGAAGGTATATGTATCAAACTGGCGAGGCCATAACAGCATCCAGTCACTTAAAAAAACATGTTTCCTTTACAGCAAAAGTTCTCAGCGTATCAACAAGCTTTAATGTAACAGAGGATTAACAAATAGCAGGTCACTAAGATTTCCCCAATGAAACCAAACTGCCCCTGAAACTGGCCAGTTCTGCATTTTCATTGTCAGGTTAATCTTTTAAAGGTTTTGTTACCCCCCTACCCCTTTTAGGACAAACATTCTAATCTGCAAGTAAGTTCAGATGGAGATCTTGTATTTTAATTTGATAGCCATGTCCAAATTCACACATCTTCTTTTTTATCCTGGGTGAACAAATGTGAATTACCGGTAACTACAATATTCACAATTGCTGACAATTAGACTAGCCCAGAGCTTTCCAAGCTGTGTGTTGTGATACATTAGTGTGACGTGATACATTAGTGTGTCGGTTGCAGTGTGCAGATGTGTCACACAAaccctcccagggctggaaagggattagtttaatttctagtttgctagtaaaactgaattactgtgtcgcgaaatgatgcatgtctaaaaagtgtgccaccaacattaaaagtttggaaagcttaaCAGGTCCACTCAAAAAAGAATGTTCTAATAATGAGCTGTGAAGTactgtaaattttaaaaaatacatcccAGCaaagaattggggtgggggtaggcAAAGATGACATCAGAGCCAATTCCAGCTAATCTTTAACCCTTTTCCACAGGGCAGCTGGTGGTCAAAGCCCTTATAAGAAGGATCCtgatgcattgctgtattttaatgtggTTTCATTCATGTATTTTTCTTACCTCTAAGCCGCCTTATAAGGACTTGTATCCTGAAAGGTGAGGTCTGAATGAGCTCTACCTTTAAGCGGCACCTTCTAGAGCCTGGCCAGACACATCCAGTTTAATGGAGGTTTTCTGCTTTGTTTCTCCACTTTTACCAGGGGTGCAAGCAAAGCAGGAGCGAACAAGCATCAGCATACTGTTCAAGCCTGATCAACAAACCAGCAAGCCTGACTTAGTATGATGTGTGAACTTACCTTCTGATTATTAAAATAATGGGAGCGGGCTCTAGGTTGCCCCCATTCCAGGGACCACAGGATGATAGCCTAGcttgtattattttgttttctcCGAAAGAATAGCACAATAAAAAGCAGTGACAAAAAATTTAACTTTTTAATCAAGCcagatactgtacagtggtatgaatctttatatatatttttatatacattttaaaatattcagcGGATGAGTTCTCTGTTGAACGGCGTTTGCAGGTGTAATGAATGTCCTGGAAGACTAGTGGAACCTATAAAAGGAGAGATTTAAAACTAGAATAAATTTCATTACCCAAAATTAAATGCATTATTCATACACATTAATTATCacaatagcaaataaataaactgaaaatggaagaaatcataTTGAGCCACAAATTCTTAAAAACTCGCTTTCAACCTAAAAATAAGGAAGGTTCACATTTTAGTAGCAGCAATTCTGCATGTGGCCAATGCCAGATATAATTTTGACATCATAGAATgtcatttaatatatatttctccaaatatacctgaagcatatataacccgaggtaccactgtatataaattgttAAACTAAATTGATTGATTGGAATAAAAATAAGTACTCTGTCTCCAAGGCTATTGTGTTTCCCTTCCCTATTCAGGGTCTATTTGTGTGTCAGGGGATCTAGAAAAGCCTACTCCTAATCCACCCATGGTATCCCCCTTTTTTGCTGTTGCACTTGCCACAAGGAGGTTTGCCAGGATGGACCTTCTCCTCTGCCCAAAGGATAGAACACCACTCCAGGGACCACAGGATGATAGCCTAGCTTGTATTATTTTCAGAAGGCAATTGCTTGCCAGGCTCACACAGTCGTATTACTGCCCcaacaaatcaatacagtggtacctcaggttacagacacttcaggttacagatgcttcaggttacagactccgttaacccagaaatagaacctcgggttaagaacgttgcttcaggatgagaacagaaattgtgcactggTGGCgcagcgacagcgggaggccccattagctaaagtagtacctcaggttaagaacagtttcaggttaagaacggacctccagaatgaattaagttcttaacccaaggtaccactgtacagtgcacTTTACactaaatataaatttaatttttgATATGGTCATTTCTGTCACTCACTAACCTTGCTTACCTAAATTCTGCCTTTGTAAAAGATTGGGAAGGCTGATCGGATGTCTTGTCACTGATGAGAGTGAAGGTGTTGGTGTGCATCGATAATGCTGCATAGTTCTTTGTCCAAATCCATCTGGCGTTTGATCTCTATTATTTTGTGTTGATACGAATGGTGACATATAAGAAGTCTCCCTATTTGGCATTCTTAAGGACAATGACCTAAAAAGTAGAAGGACAAGACAGTGTCTATATCTCATATTGAGAAAGGTAGGCCTATTGTATAATCAATTCTAGCAGGATGTACATTTTTGTTTAGCAAGAGGCAtggcttttattatttatttgctacaTTTATAGACCGTTAAACATTTAGTAAACTTTGTATATTATGGaaatgacaaaacaaaaaagtgataAATTACATCCGCCTCGCAGACGTTCTAAGTTGCGactgtggcaaacccggaagtaaacaccggGTTTGCCGCGATTCGTGCATGCGTGGAAGCGACTTCTGCCATCTGTGTGTGCGCACAAGCGGCTGCCACCTctacacatgcgcagaagcatgtTGTCGCCAAATGCGCATGTGCACAATGACACCTCTACTAGTGTCTGGTTTCGCCCAGCcgacaggcctccggaacgaattatgatTATAAGTAGAGGTTGTACTGTACTGTTAGGAGATACCCCTCAAGAGAAAAAAATTACCAAGGTACATTCCACATATTTGGTGAATGTATTCTTGGAAGTTTTATTCTGTCAGAATAAAAAAGAATGGAGATATAAAGATTACGACTTCATTTTCAACAaagtaaacattttatgaatatttaacacaataaataaaaaattcacaAATAAAAATTTCAAGCAGGATATATTTGAAAACGGAGGCCAATTTGAATAATAACTTTTTTATTTGGAGAAACAAAATTCCTagatgtgaaccgccctgagatcttatgaggaaaggtgttaaataaataaataaataaataaataaataaataaatcttcaatCCAAGTTGTTCACCGCTGCTTTGCACAGCTATTGATGCACCCACAGCCTGGCCACTCACAGACGAGTGAGTGGCAGACAGATTGGGTCTGATCCCTGGGCCAGCTTCAGGCTGGTAAAGCAACAGGGCCAATATCAGGCCCTATGCCAGCCAGGATTGACTGTGAGAGTAGCTTGCGGTCCTGGGCAGGTGACACCCTGCCCCCACCCTGTCCTCGGAGCACCCCGTTTTTGGGCCACCCACCAGGCTCTCTTGATGTGGATACTGTGGGCAGGCAGAAGGGAGAGGCTTGCGCCACTGGCTGGCAAAATTGAGTGGAGGGATGCGCAGTCCTGCATAAAGGGGTATGGCTTGCAGCCCAAGGTGGAAAAACACGCCCCTTGCGTTTCAAAAGTTGACTCTTACTGCTAAATTGGTTTGTTACCTTACAGAGCCTGATGAACTGTTTTGAGAAGAAGTCATTCCAGACAATTGAGAACCTCTCCATGTAACACTACCTGTAAACAACATTCCTGAATATATTAGAACATGAAAGAATTTAGATGGCATACTACATTATTTTGAAAGCACATATCCAGAAACGCAtaaatttaatacagtggtacctcgggttacatacgcttcaggttacatatgcttcaggttacagctaacccagaaatattacctcgggttaagaactttgcttcacgatgagaacagaaatcgtgctctggcggcgcggcagcagcagcaggccccattggctaaagtggtgcttcaggttaagaacagtttcaggttaagaacggacctccggaacaaattaagtacttaacctgaagtaccactgtatacctcttGAAAAAGTGAAATGTCAATGTATCCTTTGGATTACTCGAAATTATCTACTACATTTGAAGCCAGCAAGATGATTGACAGTCAAACTTTCAGCAACAATGTTTTTACCGTTATAAATGGGCCCTGGTTTTGTAAAAAGTTACAAATCCAATgataacattaaaaaacaaacaaacatgatctactatattatttttctgttttttattatcTTCCTAACTATCTATATATGTTCCTCTGGACCTCACTTATATACTGATGGATCAAATTTGTTAAAATACTTCTACATATGATAAAAATGAGAACAGTGCTTCTTCCACAACAATTAGAAACTGAAATCTACGTAGTCCAAAGCACTATATTTATTAGAAAAGTCTGAAAACTTTTCACCTGTATGAATCTTAGTATCTAAAGGCTGACATATATGGTATAAAGTTTACCTAAGTATTGAGCAGACTAGCCAAGCTACCCTTTGAACAGAATGTAGGGTTGTTAGACATTTATTCTAGAGCTGGGGGAACAAATTTTTGCATGATTCTCTAAAAGGAATTGGCTCCTTCAAGTATTCAGTCTGAATTCCTGAAAACCCTCAAGGAATTTTTGAGAGTTTAAAATATCATCTCAGCTACCTTCTACCTTGTCCCATCCTCAAGGGTAGCAAGTAGTGGTAGGTGTGCATGAATAAAACCATTATCAGGGTGCAAGCTAAATTATACCTATTCCTACTcagcttttaaaaattggtcATGATATCTTCTTACCCATATGCCCATTCTGAGGTGGGCTTATCAATGATATCCTGGTTGGTCCAGCAGCTGTTTCGGTCTAGATGTATTCAGAAAAATTGACAGTATAATATGTAAAAACATAGAAAATATATaatttcagtttttttaaaaaaactgctgctGTATCATGGACATTTTAGCTTGCCAGTAATTTGATTGTTTCTTGACAAGGAGAGATATTATTAACTTGTACTACTTAAATTCAATAAAGTGCTTTATTAACCTATTCTGTATTTACTAAAAGAATCTGTTAAGCAGCTTCCAAGAGGCTCAAGCTATCGtgcaaaaaagtaaaacaaataaaattaaaaattgcaaTAAAAAATTGCAAAAACAATAAACGGAATAAACAGCACTAAGCAAAACAATTAGCCAGCAGAACAGAAgacagaatggaaggcaagggtTTTAAACCCCCCAGAAGAAGAGGAAAGCTCATTTCACAGTCTCAATGTAACTCTTGTTTCTCACTGCTACTAAGGTGACAAGCCCCTTCTGAATGTTCACAATCCAAGTGCAAATGGGATCAGGAAAAGAAGATTGGAATATGTAAGGTAATGTAAAGAGACCCACACAGAGAAAACCTATTCCACAGTGTCACCCCCAAGCACAAACCCATACGTTGCTATTGCCTAAATTGAGTATCCCCTCATATTGAAGCCACTCTCCCTGCTGACACATCACTTTATCTATCTGGGAATTAGAGTGGAAGATTCCTAATTACACCTAATTTGACACAGAAAAGAGAAGGACACTTACTTTCCTCACTGAAGACGGCACATAATCTGTTTCCATTGGTGAAGACCTACTGATTTGAGATTGAAAGCTGCTAAATGTTAAAATAAAACAccattaaagattttttaaaccACTAAGCTTGCCATGTTATATTTAATTTGTTTAGTTATAAACAACAGAATACTGCAGCATCTCTATGTAAAACTGTACCTTATTAAAGCTTTTTTGGAGTGAACTATCTTATATGAAACTATATAAGATCTCATGCCATTTGTCTTTTTTCTAACAGGCTACAAGCATAACTGCATTCTTCAAATACCTTTATGAATAATTCAGTGGTTAATAATTCCTTTAGAGATTTACAGTACAATCCCTTACATGCCTACTTAGAAGTGTGCCTGCTGGGTTCAATGGTGAAGTCGACATGGAATTGCAACTTTTAAAGTTGCTATCAATGATAAGCAAACAATTCCATCAGATCACAAATATATATCTTATCTGGATTCCAATGAAGCAATTTTGCAGATGATTttgaaaactgcacacaaaaaataaaactctCATAAGACTGTACTTGAATGTTGACGGGATTTAATACATTTCTTTTCCATTTAAGAATATATTATTTCTGATGTATCATACCAAAGTTCCACCCAATACAGTGTAATATTttctataatgaaatattttccaAGAAGTACACAAAACAGCTTTACCCCATACTATCAACAATTAAGTGGTCAGGCTAATAATTAAAATGTTGCTTACTGTTGCACTTGCTGTTTATGTTGCATTTGTTGTGTTGCTTTCTTAAGATATCCTTCCAATTTTGTAATCTGTATAGAATAATGTATTTCAGTAATTTAACCTTCATGATTTATGTTGTCATCCACAACCCACTGCAAATGTCCAATGGTCTTTAACGAGATTGAGAGTAAGTGGCTTGCTGCTCATAGTCATAACATTCTGACTAGCAGATGAAACAAAGGGCCGGACTGGGCAATCATCTCTCTAAAACAAGAACCCACTGCACCTATCCCACCTCTTGACATGTACCGtactggcccgaatataagccgcacccacaaataagctgcacctttaaaattgaagagggaaaaagaaaaaaagacaataactGGGCTGCTTCTGGGGGGGAGCTGTGCCGCTTTGCCAGCAGCATATGgttgcgaatataagccgcacaggcagaatttggggggggggggtgcagcttatattcaggccaatacggtaatgtAATATTAATAATACAAATGTGTAAGTCAATCTGTTGCATTTTAGTAGTATAATATAAATCTATAAATATAACTTCCTCTAACCTCCCTCCAGTATTTCAAATCAACTAGAATCAAGGTACCTTTGAggaaggcccttctctcagtcccaccacccacacaggcacacttggtgggaatgtgggagagggccttctcggtggctgcttcCAAACTTTGGAACTGCCTTCCCTagggaagctagactggctccctccttgctgtccttcc is from Podarcis raffonei isolate rPodRaf1 chromosome 3, rPodRaf1.pri, whole genome shotgun sequence and encodes:
- the RNF212 gene encoding probable E3 SUMO-protein ligase RNF212 isoform X1 encodes the protein MAALVFCNACFQKPQRAAEKFCLTNCGHVVCEQCLRKGKKDECVICRAPCRTIVLSKKVNSNIQLLFMEIDGLCKTYSKEITQIAHFQEKHRRRLLANYKGKITKLEGYLKKATQQMQHKQQVQHSFQSQISRSSPMETDYVPSSVRKTETAAGPTRISLISPPQNGHMGMLFTGSVTWRGSQLSGMTSSQNSSSGSVRSLSLRMPNRETSYMSPFVSTQNNRDQTPDGFGQRTMQHYRCTPTPSLSSVTRHPISLPNLLQRQNLGKQGSTSLPGHSLHLQTPFNRELIR
- the RNF212 gene encoding probable E3 SUMO-protein ligase RNF212 isoform X4 gives rise to the protein MAALVFCNACFQKPQRAAEKFCLTNCGHVVCEQCLRKGKKDECVICRAPCRTIVLSKKVNSNIQLLFMEIDGLCKTYSKEITQIAHFQEKHRRRLLANYKGKITKLEGYLKKATQQMQHKQQVQHSFQSQISRSSPMETDYVPSSVRKTETAAGPTRISLISPPQNGHMGSVTWRGSQLSGMTSSQNSSSGSVRSLSLRMPNRETSYMSPFVSTQNNRDQTPDGFGQRTMQHYRCTPTPSLSSVTRHPISLPNLLQRQNLGKQGSTSLPGHSLHLQTPFNRELIR
- the RNF212 gene encoding probable E3 SUMO-protein ligase RNF212 isoform X6 is translated as MAALVFCNACFQKPQRAAEKFCLTNCGHVVCEQCLRKGKKDECVICRAPCRTIVLSKKVNSNIQLLFMEIDGLCKTYSKEITQIAHFQEKHRRRLLANYKGKITKLEGYLKKATQQMQHKQQVQQSSPMETDYVPSSVRKTETAAGPTRISLISPPQNGHMGMLFTGSVTWRGSQLSGMTSSQNSSSGSVRSLSLRMPNRETSYMSPFVSTQNNRDQTPDGFGQRTMQHYRCTPTPSLSSVTRHPISLPNLLQRQNLGKQGSTSLPGHSLHLQTPFNRELIR
- the RNF212 gene encoding probable E3 SUMO-protein ligase RNF212 isoform X9 codes for the protein MEIDGLCKTYSKEITQIAHFQEKHRRRLLANYKGKITKLEGYLKKATQQMQHKQQVQHSFQSQISRSSPMETDYVPSSVRKTETAAGPTRISLISPPQNGHMGMLFTGSVTWRGSQLSGMTSSQNSSSGSVRSLSLRMPNRETSYMSPFVSTQNNRDQTPDGFGQRTMQHYRCTPTPSLSSVTRHPISLPNLLQRQNLGKQGSTSLPGHSLHLQTPFNRELIR
- the RNF212 gene encoding probable E3 SUMO-protein ligase RNF212 isoform X2, giving the protein MAALVFCNACFQKPQRAAEKFCLTNCGHVVCEQCLRKGKKDECVICRAPCRTIVLSKKVNSNIQLLFMEIDGLCKTYSKEITQIAHFQEKHRRRLLANYKGKITKLEGYLKKATQQMQHKQQVQHFQSQISRSSPMETDYVPSSVRKTETAAGPTRISLISPPQNGHMGMLFTGSVTWRGSQLSGMTSSQNSSSGSVRSLSLRMPNRETSYMSPFVSTQNNRDQTPDGFGQRTMQHYRCTPTPSLSSVTRHPISLPNLLQRQNLGKQGSTSLPGHSLHLQTPFNRELIR
- the RNF212 gene encoding probable E3 SUMO-protein ligase RNF212 isoform X3; the encoded protein is MAALVFCNACFQKPQRAAEKFCLTNCGHVVCEQCLRKGKKDECVICRAPCRTIVLSKKVNSNIQLLFMEIDGLCKTYSKEITQIAHFQEKHRRRLLANYKGKITKLEGYLKKATQQMQHKQQVQHSFQSQISRSSPMETDYVPSSVRKTETAAGPTRISLISPPQNGHMGMLFTGSVTWRGSQLSGMTSSQNSSSGSVRSLSLRMPNRETSYMSPFVSTQNNRDQTPDGFGQRTMQHYRCTPTPSLSSVTRHPISLPNLLQRQNLGSTSLPGHSLHLQTPFNRELIR
- the RNF212 gene encoding probable E3 SUMO-protein ligase RNF212 isoform X5, which gives rise to MAALVFCNACFQKPQRAAEKFCLTNCGHVVCEQCLRKGKKDECVICRAPCRTIVLSKKVNSNIQLLFMEIDGLCKTYSKEITQIAHFQEKHRRRLLANYKGKITKLEGYLKKATQQMQHKQQVQHRSSPMETDYVPSSVRKTETAAGPTRISLISPPQNGHMGMLFTGSVTWRGSQLSGMTSSQNSSSGSVRSLSLRMPNRETSYMSPFVSTQNNRDQTPDGFGQRTMQHYRCTPTPSLSSVTRHPISLPNLLQRQNLGKQGSTSLPGHSLHLQTPFNRELIR
- the RNF212 gene encoding probable E3 SUMO-protein ligase RNF212 isoform X7, whose product is MAALVFCNACFQKPQRAAEKFCLTNCGHVVCEQCLRKGKKDECVICRAPCRTIVLSKKVNSNIQLLFMEIDGLCKTYSKEITQIAHFQEKHRRRLLANYKGKITKLEGYLKKATQQMQHKQQVQQSSPMETDYVPSSVRKTETAAGPTRISLISPPQNGHMGSVTWRGSQLSGMTSSQNSSSGSVRSLSLRMPNRETSYMSPFVSTQNNRDQTPDGFGQRTMQHYRCTPTPSLSSVTRHPISLPNLLQRQNLGSTSLPGHSLHLQTPFNRELIR
- the RNF212 gene encoding probable E3 SUMO-protein ligase RNF212 isoform X8; translation: MAGKKDECVICRAPCRTIVLSKKVNSNIQLLFMEIDGLCKTYSKEITQIAHFQEKHRRRLLANYKGKITKLEGYLKKATQQMQHKQQVQHSFQSQISRSSPMETDYVPSSVRKTETAAGPTRISLISPPQNGHMGMLFTGSVTWRGSQLSGMTSSQNSSSGSVRSLSLRMPNRETSYMSPFVSTQNNRDQTPDGFGQRTMQHYRCTPTPSLSSVTRHPISLPNLLQRQNLGKQGSTSLPGHSLHLQTPFNRELIR